A genomic window from Micromonospora sp. WMMA1947 includes:
- a CDS encoding GH1 family beta-glucosidase — MTTTSEGAAAASTRPDLPELPDLPDLPAGFSWGAATAAYQIEGAVDEDGRGPSIWDTFCRRPGAVDDGTSGSVACDSYHRWREDVDLLAGLGVDAYRFSVAWPRVMPTGRGAVNRRGLDYYDRLVDALCGHGIRPFVTLYHWDLPQALEDEGGWRVRDTAEWFAEYAAAVAGVLGDRVQDWITLNEPYCSSMVGYAEGRHAPGAAEGHGALAAAHHLLLGHGRAVAAVRSAAGPRSRVGITLNLSPAVPASDTEADRAAADRQDLMLNRQFTDPVLGGAYPSGFERLYAGVSDLSFRRDGDLAVISTPLDFLGVNYYYRVHVADAPYEQPDPALRSAFDIGVRHLRPDGLPTTDLGWPVEPQGLFDTLTGLADRYPGLPAVYVTENGCADLRDGPEPDPERISFVAGHLAAAARAAAVDDRLDLRGYFYWSLIDNFEWARGYGPRFGLAHVDYGTGSRTPKASYHWLRDRLRAWRERTST, encoded by the coding sequence ATGACCACCACATCCGAAGGTGCCGCCGCGGCCTCAACCCGGCCGGACCTGCCCGAGCTGCCGGACCTGCCGGACCTGCCGGCCGGCTTCAGCTGGGGCGCCGCCACCGCGGCGTACCAGATCGAGGGGGCGGTCGACGAGGACGGCCGCGGGCCGTCGATCTGGGACACCTTCTGCCGCCGCCCCGGTGCCGTCGACGACGGCACCTCCGGCTCGGTCGCCTGTGACAGCTACCACCGCTGGCGGGAGGACGTGGACCTGCTGGCCGGCCTCGGCGTGGACGCCTACCGTTTCTCGGTCGCCTGGCCACGGGTCATGCCGACCGGGCGGGGCGCGGTGAACCGGCGAGGCCTCGACTACTACGACCGGCTCGTCGACGCCCTGTGCGGGCACGGCATCCGGCCGTTCGTGACGCTGTACCACTGGGATCTGCCCCAGGCGCTCGAGGACGAGGGTGGCTGGCGGGTACGGGACACCGCCGAGTGGTTCGCCGAGTACGCCGCCGCGGTGGCGGGCGTCCTCGGCGACCGGGTCCAGGACTGGATCACGCTGAACGAGCCGTACTGCTCGTCGATGGTCGGCTACGCGGAGGGCCGGCACGCTCCCGGCGCCGCCGAAGGACATGGTGCCCTGGCCGCCGCCCACCACCTGCTGCTCGGGCACGGCAGGGCGGTCGCCGCAGTCCGGTCCGCCGCCGGCCCGCGGTCGCGCGTCGGCATCACGCTCAACCTCTCCCCCGCCGTGCCAGCCAGCGACACCGAGGCCGACCGGGCGGCGGCGGATCGGCAGGACCTCATGCTCAACCGGCAGTTCACGGATCCGGTGCTGGGCGGCGCGTACCCGTCCGGATTTGAGCGGCTCTACGCCGGGGTGAGCGATCTGTCGTTCCGCCGCGACGGTGACCTGGCGGTGATCTCCACGCCGCTGGACTTCCTCGGTGTCAACTACTACTACCGGGTGCACGTCGCCGACGCCCCGTACGAGCAGCCCGACCCGGCGCTGCGCAGCGCGTTCGACATCGGGGTCCGGCATCTACGGCCGGACGGGTTGCCCACCACCGACCTGGGCTGGCCGGTGGAGCCGCAAGGGCTGTTCGACACCCTGACCGGGCTCGCGGACCGTTACCCGGGCCTGCCTGCCGTGTACGTGACGGAGAACGGCTGCGCCGACCTGCGGGACGGACCCGAGCCGGACCCGGAACGGATCTCGTTCGTGGCCGGGCACCTGGCGGCGGCGGCCCGTGCGGCCGCCGTCGACGACCGGCTCGATCTGCGGGGGTACTTCTACTGGTCGCTCATCGACAACTTCGAGTGGGCCCGCGGGTACGGGCCCCGCTTCGGTCTGGCCCACGTCGACTACGGCACCGGATCCCGTACGCCCAAGGCCAGCTACCACTGGCTGCGTGACCGCTTGCGGGCGTGGCGGGAACGCACCTCCACCTGA
- a CDS encoding carbohydrate ABC transporter permease, whose amino-acid sequence MLAVVAGSVFPLYWSVVVSSQTSDAVTKVPPALVPGGHLFDNIARVFDTTDFGRALVNSFIVSGSITVSVVFFSTLAGFAFAKLRFRGRKALLVVAIATSMVPHQLGIIPLYILMADLGWTGRLTAVIVPGLVTAFGVFFMTQYLGRAVPDELLEAGRVDGSSTFGLYWHIVLPAARPAAAVLGLFTFMQAWNDFFWPLVVLQNNATVQVALSALASGYTTDYTLTLTGTLLATLPILVVFMLLGRHLVDGIMQGAVKG is encoded by the coding sequence CTGCTGGCGGTCGTGGCCGGGTCGGTCTTCCCGCTCTACTGGTCCGTCGTCGTGTCCTCGCAGACCAGCGACGCCGTCACGAAGGTGCCGCCGGCCCTGGTGCCGGGCGGGCACCTCTTCGACAACATCGCGCGCGTGTTCGACACGACCGACTTCGGCCGAGCCCTGGTGAACTCCTTCATCGTCAGCGGCTCGATCACCGTCTCCGTGGTGTTCTTCTCGACCCTGGCCGGGTTCGCCTTCGCCAAACTGCGGTTCCGAGGCCGAAAGGCGCTTCTCGTCGTGGCCATCGCGACCTCGATGGTGCCGCACCAGCTCGGCATCATCCCGCTGTACATCCTGATGGCCGACCTCGGCTGGACCGGGCGCCTCACCGCCGTGATCGTGCCCGGGCTGGTAACCGCGTTCGGCGTCTTCTTCATGACCCAGTACCTCGGCCGCGCCGTACCCGACGAACTGCTGGAGGCCGGCCGCGTCGACGGGTCCAGCACGTTCGGCCTGTACTGGCACATCGTCCTGCCGGCGGCCCGCCCCGCCGCGGCGGTGCTCGGGCTGTTCACCTTCATGCAGGCGTGGAACGACTTCTTCTGGCCGCTGGTCGTGCTGCAGAACAACGCGACCGTGCAGGTGGCGCTCTCCGCACTGGCCAGCGGCTACACCACCGACTACACCCTGACGCTGACCGGCACGTTGCTCGCCACGCTGCCGATCCTCGTCGTCTTCATGCTCCTCGGCCGGCATCTCGTCGACGGCATCATGCAGGGTGCGGTGAAGGGATGA
- a CDS encoding sugar ABC transporter permease yields the protein MATYLHQARRAGLSRLDTKGSPYLYILPFFLLFGAFGLFPLLYTAYVSFNDWDLLDSGSHRWVGLANYREMLQDAYFWNALGNTLSIWVLSTVPQLLAALWIAHLLNHRLRARTALRMGVLLPNVTSIVAVTIVFTQLFGRDFGMVNWALGLVGIGPIDWQANTWSSHLAISFIVAWRWTGYNALIYLASMQAIPHHLYEAADLDGASQAQQFRRITVPMLRPTIIFTTVISTIGGLQIMAEPLLFASSQTPTGGSDRQFQTVALFMYEQGFREFRFGYASAVAWTLCLVIAIFAIINFLLTRRIAKDED from the coding sequence ATGGCCACCTACCTCCACCAGGCCCGGCGGGCCGGCCTGAGCCGGCTCGACACCAAGGGCTCGCCCTACCTCTACATCCTGCCGTTCTTCCTGCTGTTCGGCGCGTTCGGGCTGTTCCCGCTGCTGTACACGGCGTACGTCTCGTTCAATGACTGGGACCTGCTCGACTCCGGGTCGCACCGCTGGGTCGGCCTCGCGAACTACCGCGAGATGCTGCAGGACGCGTACTTCTGGAACGCCCTGGGCAACACACTCAGCATCTGGGTGCTGTCCACCGTGCCGCAACTGCTCGCCGCGCTCTGGATCGCCCACCTGCTCAACCACCGGCTGCGGGCCCGCACCGCGCTACGGATGGGTGTGCTGCTGCCCAACGTCACCTCGATCGTGGCGGTGACGATCGTCTTCACCCAGCTTTTCGGCCGCGACTTCGGCATGGTCAACTGGGCGCTCGGCCTCGTCGGCATCGGCCCGATCGACTGGCAGGCCAACACCTGGAGCTCCCACCTGGCCATCTCGTTCATCGTCGCCTGGCGGTGGACCGGCTACAACGCCCTCATCTACCTCGCCTCGATGCAGGCGATTCCGCATCACCTGTACGAGGCCGCCGACCTCGACGGCGCGTCGCAGGCTCAGCAGTTCAGGCGGATCACCGTCCCGATGCTGCGGCCGACGATCATCTTCACCACGGTGATCTCGACGATCGGCGGCCTGCAGATCATGGCCGAACCCCTGCTGTTCGCCAGCTCCCAGACGCCCACCGGCGGCTCCGACCGGCAGTTCCAGACCGTTGCCCTGTTCATGTACGAGCAGGGGTTCCGGGAGTTCCGCTTCGGCTACGCCTCGGCGGTCGCCTGGACGCTCTGTCTGGTCATCGCCATCTTCGCGATCATCAACTTCCTGCTCACCCGGCGCATCGCCAAGGACGAGGACTGA
- a CDS encoding ABC transporter substrate-binding protein, protein MHPNRLLRLAAATLAAGVLLTACGTGTEGGSGGGNEKITLNVNLFGNFGYQDLYAEYQKAHPNITIQERTAAYNDHHRDLITHLATGSGAGDIEGVDTGFIAQMRERGNLFVDLGKDRQSEYLDWKWAASLAKDGKQIGYGTDVGGLAICYRRDLFEKAGMPFDRDQVSAAWGSSWDQYIEFGKRYAAKAPAGSAFFDGGGQLFNAIIGQAPVGYYNEDNAIVVGTSPDVRKAWDLTVKAIQSNLSAKLIGSSQEWNNGFAKDQFATIACPAWMMTKIKDQAKHAAGKWDVASVPGGGGNWGGSYLTVPKQGKHTEEAKKLAAWLTAPEQQAKVFTARGNLPSIPALYDKPDIAQYKDAFFNNAPVGQLFTTAAKQLKPQYQGPRAGDVQTTIRDALVRIEQGKQSSDESWKQMVSDVERLAK, encoded by the coding sequence ATGCACCCAAACCGACTGTTGCGACTGGCGGCGGCCACCCTGGCCGCCGGAGTACTGCTGACCGCGTGTGGCACCGGCACCGAGGGAGGCTCCGGCGGCGGCAACGAAAAGATCACCCTGAACGTCAACCTGTTCGGCAACTTCGGGTACCAGGACCTGTACGCCGAGTACCAGAAGGCGCATCCGAACATCACGATCCAGGAGCGCACGGCCGCCTACAACGACCATCATCGCGACCTGATCACCCACCTGGCCACCGGCTCCGGCGCGGGCGACATCGAGGGCGTCGACACGGGCTTCATCGCGCAGATGCGCGAGCGGGGCAACCTCTTCGTCGACCTGGGCAAGGACCGCCAGTCCGAGTACCTCGACTGGAAGTGGGCGGCGTCGCTGGCGAAGGACGGCAAGCAGATCGGGTACGGCACCGACGTCGGCGGCCTGGCCATCTGCTATCGGCGTGACCTGTTCGAGAAGGCCGGCATGCCGTTCGACCGCGACCAGGTGTCGGCCGCCTGGGGCAGCAGCTGGGACCAGTACATCGAGTTCGGCAAGCGGTACGCGGCGAAGGCCCCGGCCGGCAGCGCCTTCTTCGACGGCGGAGGCCAACTGTTCAACGCCATCATCGGCCAGGCCCCGGTCGGGTACTACAACGAGGACAACGCCATCGTCGTGGGCACCAGCCCCGATGTCCGAAAGGCCTGGGACCTGACGGTGAAGGCGATCCAGAGCAACCTGTCGGCCAAGCTGATCGGCAGCTCGCAGGAGTGGAACAACGGCTTCGCGAAGGACCAGTTCGCCACCATCGCGTGTCCGGCCTGGATGATGACCAAGATCAAGGACCAGGCGAAGCACGCCGCCGGCAAGTGGGACGTGGCGAGCGTCCCGGGCGGCGGCGGCAACTGGGGCGGCTCTTACCTCACCGTTCCCAAGCAGGGCAAGCACACCGAGGAGGCCAAGAAGCTCGCGGCGTGGCTGACCGCCCCGGAACAGCAGGCCAAGGTGTTCACCGCGCGGGGCAACCTGCCGTCCATCCCGGCTCTGTACGACAAGCCCGACATTGCCCAGTACAAGGACGCCTTCTTCAACAACGCACCGGTGGGCCAGCTCTTCACCACCGCGGCGAAGCAGCTCAAGCCCCAGTACCAGGGCCCGCGAGCCGGAGACGTGCAGACCACCATCCGCGACGCCCTCGTCCGCATCGAACAGGGCAAGCAAAGCTCCGACGAGTCCTGGAAGCAGATGGTCAGCGACGTCGAGCGACTCGCCAAGTAA
- a CDS encoding LacI family DNA-binding transcriptional regulator: MTGGHRWRYGRETGYREGTTLTTIRELARRSGVSVATVSRVFNTPEVVSQHTRQRILDLAAEIGYLPNGSARTLATKKSNMVGLVWDTDHRRPGWRHPFLQEILVALKTALSAHGLNLLMLAGHDAAGPDDGQRYVRAVRQHNLDGAVIIDNGTRDPAVLALVEAQVPCVALDLRVDGPTSTYITSDNAGGAALAVRHLVERGHRRIATITGPLRTWPGAERLVGFRAALAGAGLPLTDGHVVEGDFYLDGGHAAMDRLLALDDRPTAVFVAGDEMAVGAMRAAQAAGLRIPDDIAIVGFDDIEVAALIPPGLSTVAQNKPGFGTAAADALVAMLHGGDDPPKPTVLPTTLVVRGTT, from the coding sequence TTGACCGGCGGACATCGCTGGCGCTACGGTCGTGAAACCGGTTACAGAGAAGGCACCACATTGACCACTATCAGGGAGCTGGCGCGCCGCTCCGGCGTGTCCGTCGCCACCGTGTCCCGCGTCTTCAACACCCCCGAGGTCGTCAGCCAGCACACCCGCCAGCGCATCCTCGACCTGGCCGCCGAGATCGGCTACCTGCCGAACGGGTCGGCCCGGACGCTCGCCACGAAGAAGTCCAACATGGTGGGCCTGGTATGGGACACCGACCATCGCCGCCCTGGGTGGCGCCACCCATTCCTGCAGGAGATCCTCGTCGCGCTCAAGACGGCGCTCAGCGCGCACGGGCTGAACCTGCTCATGCTCGCCGGCCACGACGCGGCGGGGCCCGACGACGGGCAGCGATACGTGCGCGCCGTCCGCCAGCACAACCTCGACGGCGCGGTCATCATCGACAACGGCACCCGGGACCCGGCCGTGCTCGCCCTCGTCGAAGCCCAGGTGCCGTGCGTCGCTCTCGACCTGCGGGTCGACGGTCCGACGTCGACCTACATCACCTCGGACAATGCCGGCGGCGCGGCGCTCGCCGTGCGCCACCTCGTCGAACGCGGCCACCGGCGCATCGCCACCATCACCGGCCCGCTGCGAACCTGGCCGGGAGCCGAACGGCTCGTCGGCTTCCGGGCCGCGCTGGCCGGGGCCGGCCTGCCGCTCACCGACGGCCACGTCGTCGAGGGAGACTTCTATCTCGACGGCGGTCACGCCGCGATGGACCGGCTGCTCGCCCTCGACGACCGCCCTACCGCAGTGTTCGTCGCCGGTGACGAGATGGCTGTCGGCGCGATGCGGGCGGCCCAGGCGGCCGGCCTACGGATCCCCGACGACATTGCGATTGTCGGCTTCGACGACATCGAGGTGGCCGCGCTGATCCCGCCCGGGCTCAGCACCGTCGCCCAGAACAAGCCCGGCTTCGGCACGGCCGCCGCCGATGCGCTGGTCGCCATGCTGCACGGCGGCGACGACCCGCCCAAGCCGACCGTGCTGCCGACGACGCTCGTCGTCCGCGGCACCACCTGA
- the istA gene encoding IS21 family transposase — MLSVEDWAEIRRLHRAERMAIKAICRRLGVSRNTVRKALASHEPPRYQRAAKGSIVDAVEPQIRALLAEFPDMPTTVIMERVGWTRGKTVFSDRVQQLRPLFRRPDPAQRTEYLPGELAQCDLWFPPADVPLGFGQVGRPPVLVMVSGYSRWLSAVMIPSRQSPDLLVGHWTLISGWGRVPKALVWDNESAVGQWRAGRPQLTEAMNAFRGTLGIKVIQCRPADPESKGLVERANGYLETSFLPGRRFASPGDFNAQLTEWLVRANNRQHRMLGCRPAERWDADRQVMLPLPPVAPVVGWRQATRLPRDHYVRLDGNDYSVHPSVVGRRVEVTADCDHVTVLCDGRPVARHDRCWAKHQSITDLAHRQAAADLRIAAQRTPTAAVDAQVERRPLSDYDRMFGLDEVAA; from the coding sequence GTGCTGAGCGTGGAGGACTGGGCGGAGATCCGTCGGTTGCACCGGGCGGAGCGGATGGCGATCAAGGCGATCTGTCGTCGGCTGGGGGTATCGCGGAACACGGTGCGCAAGGCCTTGGCCAGTCATGAGCCGCCTCGTTATCAGCGGGCGGCGAAGGGTTCGATCGTGGACGCGGTCGAGCCGCAGATCAGGGCGTTGTTGGCGGAGTTCCCGGATATGCCGACGACGGTGATCATGGAGCGGGTCGGGTGGACTCGCGGCAAGACGGTGTTCTCTGATCGGGTGCAGCAGCTGCGGCCGTTGTTCCGCCGGCCGGATCCGGCCCAGCGGACGGAGTATCTGCCGGGTGAGCTGGCGCAGTGTGATCTGTGGTTCCCGCCGGCGGACGTGCCGTTGGGCTTCGGGCAGGTCGGTCGGCCGCCGGTGCTGGTGATGGTGTCGGGGTATTCGCGGTGGCTGTCTGCGGTGATGATCCCGTCGCGGCAGTCGCCGGACCTGCTGGTCGGACACTGGACGCTGATCTCCGGCTGGGGGCGGGTGCCCAAGGCGTTGGTGTGGGACAACGAGTCCGCCGTCGGGCAGTGGCGGGCCGGCAGGCCGCAGCTGACCGAGGCGATGAACGCCTTCCGCGGCACCCTCGGCATCAAGGTGATCCAGTGCCGGCCGGCGGACCCCGAATCGAAGGGCCTGGTCGAACGGGCCAACGGCTATCTGGAGACGTCGTTCCTGCCCGGACGCCGCTTCGCCTCACCCGGCGACTTCAACGCTCAGCTCACCGAGTGGTTGGTGCGGGCGAACAACCGCCAGCACCGGATGCTGGGCTGCCGCCCGGCGGAGCGGTGGGACGCCGACCGGCAGGTGATGCTGCCGCTGCCGCCGGTCGCGCCGGTGGTCGGGTGGCGGCAGGCCACCCGGCTGCCCCGCGATCACTACGTCCGCTTGGACGGCAACGACTACTCGGTGCACCCGTCAGTGGTCGGCCGGCGGGTCGAGGTCACCGCCGACTGCGACCACGTGACGGTGCTCTGCGACGGCCGACCGGTGGCCCGGCACGACCGTTGCTGGGCCAAGCATCAGAGCATCACCGACCTCGCACACCGGCAAGCCGCCGCCGATCTGCGCATCGCCGCCCAACGCACCCCGACGGCCGCCGTCGACGCCCAGGTCGAACGCCGGCCGTTGAGCGACTACGACCGGATGTTCGGCCTGGACGAGGTGGCTGCGTGA
- the istB gene encoding IS21-like element helper ATPase IstB translates to MAAKTSRNVASEIAFLTRALKAPSLAASVERLAERARAESWTHEEFLAACLQREVAAREAHGGEGRIRAARFPARKSLEEFDFDHQRSLKRETIAHLGTLDFITGRENVVFLGPPGTGKTHLSIGLGIRACQAGHRVAFATAAQWVSRLADAHHAGRLQDELVKLGRIPLLIVDEVGYIPFEAEAANLFFQLVSNRYERASLIVTSNKPFGRWGEVFGDDVVAAAMIDRLVHHAEVISMKGDSYRLKDRDLGRVPAATKTND, encoded by the coding sequence ATGGCCGCCAAGACCAGCCGCAACGTCGCATCCGAGATCGCGTTCCTCACCCGTGCCCTGAAGGCGCCGTCCCTGGCCGCGTCGGTGGAACGCCTGGCGGAGCGGGCCCGGGCAGAGTCGTGGACGCATGAGGAGTTCCTCGCCGCCTGCCTGCAACGCGAGGTCGCCGCCCGCGAAGCCCACGGCGGAGAAGGACGCATCCGGGCAGCCAGGTTCCCGGCCCGCAAGAGCCTGGAGGAGTTCGACTTCGACCACCAACGGTCGTTGAAGCGGGAGACCATCGCCCATCTGGGAACCCTCGACTTCATCACCGGCCGAGAGAACGTCGTCTTCCTGGGCCCGCCCGGCACCGGCAAAACCCACCTGTCCATCGGCCTCGGGATCCGGGCCTGCCAGGCCGGGCACCGGGTCGCGTTCGCCACCGCCGCCCAGTGGGTGTCTCGCCTGGCTGACGCCCACCATGCCGGCCGGCTGCAGGACGAACTGGTCAAACTCGGCCGGATCCCGCTGCTGATCGTCGACGAGGTCGGCTACATCCCCTTCGAAGCCGAAGCCGCGAACCTGTTCTTCCAGCTCGTCTCCAACCGCTACGAACGAGCCTCGCTGATCGTCACCAGCAACAAGCCCTTCGGCCGCTGGGGCGAAGTGTTCGGCGACGATGTCGTCGCCGCGGCCATGATCGACCGCCTCGTCCACCACGCCGAGGTCATCTCGATGAAGGGCGACAGCTACCGCCTCAAAGACCGCGACCTCGGCCGCGTCCCCGCAGCAACCAAGACCAACGACTGA
- a CDS encoding SGNH/GDSL hydrolase family protein, whose product MNPVWLPVVVVQGAWLRSTLRLASAPGGGVSGTVPGPEAEPLRLAVLGDSTAAGCGVTDGEEAFAASLARELAARTRRPVDWQAVGQFGATSRRIRFQLVPRLNKNLDLVVLLAGANDVLAGRGPDLWREDLTGILAGLTRRAHRVAVVGLPPFTLFPAIPATLARYLGERAAALDAVTREVCCDHPRTSFIDQPAGTPPPDFFSIDRFHPSTHGYRFWARDVADRLCLGQPAP is encoded by the coding sequence ATGAACCCGGTCTGGCTGCCGGTCGTCGTGGTCCAGGGCGCCTGGCTGCGCTCGACCCTGCGGCTCGCGTCGGCACCGGGTGGCGGTGTCAGCGGCACCGTCCCCGGCCCCGAGGCGGAGCCGCTGCGCCTGGCCGTACTGGGCGACTCGACCGCCGCCGGCTGCGGCGTGACCGACGGCGAGGAGGCGTTCGCGGCCAGCCTCGCACGGGAACTGGCCGCCCGCACCCGTCGGCCGGTCGACTGGCAGGCCGTCGGCCAGTTCGGCGCCACCTCCCGCCGGATCCGATTCCAGCTCGTGCCGCGCCTCAACAAGAACCTCGACCTGGTCGTGCTGCTCGCCGGCGCGAACGACGTGCTGGCCGGCCGCGGACCGGACCTCTGGCGCGAGGACCTGACCGGTATCCTCGCCGGGCTCACCCGCCGCGCACACCGGGTGGCGGTAGTGGGACTTCCGCCGTTCACCCTGTTCCCGGCCATTCCGGCCACCCTCGCGCGCTATCTCGGAGAGCGCGCCGCCGCACTGGACGCGGTCACCCGGGAGGTCTGCTGCGACCACCCCCGAACGTCGTTCATCGACCAACCCGCCGGGACGCCGCCACCCGACTTCTTCAGCATCGACCGCTTCCACCCGTCGACCCACGGATACCGATTCTGGGCACGGGACGTCGCCGACCGGCTCTGTCTTGGCCAACCAGCGCCCTGA
- a CDS encoding class I SAM-dependent methyltransferase, whose translation MNVFGHVAALYERERPAYPAGVADAIVAYHGSGPASVAEIGAGTGKGTEVLAAIGAPLICIEPDPRMAGLLKDKVPRAEVHTGTFEQWTPPPGGVDVLGCAMAWHWLDPHTRSSRARDALAPGGVLALFGHRYGFADARHAAAIRSALDSLDPALREPPADWMYHDVMASHMFTDARMQQFHRHLQLARDRYLALVRTFGPFLTAPPQLRQRGLKLLDRVIDDLGGTVTLDLRTTLTLARNGAGVTA comes from the coding sequence ATGAACGTCTTCGGTCACGTGGCCGCCCTCTACGAGCGGGAGCGGCCCGCTTACCCGGCCGGCGTTGCCGATGCGATCGTGGCCTACCACGGCAGCGGGCCCGCCTCGGTGGCCGAGATCGGCGCCGGCACCGGCAAGGGCACCGAGGTGCTGGCCGCCATCGGCGCGCCGCTGATCTGCATCGAGCCGGATCCACGCATGGCCGGCCTTCTGAAGGACAAGGTTCCGCGGGCCGAGGTGCATACGGGAACGTTCGAGCAGTGGACTCCGCCGCCCGGCGGGGTGGACGTGCTCGGCTGCGCCATGGCGTGGCACTGGCTGGACCCGCACACCCGGTCCTCCCGGGCCCGCGACGCCCTGGCACCCGGCGGCGTCCTCGCCCTGTTCGGGCACCGGTACGGCTTCGCCGACGCCCGGCACGCGGCTGCCATCCGATCGGCGCTGGATTCCCTTGACCCGGCGCTGCGGGAACCTCCGGCCGACTGGATGTACCACGATGTGATGGCCAGCCACATGTTCACTGACGCCCGGATGCAGCAGTTCCATCGTCATCTGCAGCTCGCCCGGGACCGGTACCTCGCACTGGTACGCACCTTCGGCCCGTTTTTGACCGCCCCGCCGCAACTGCGGCAGCGCGGCCTCAAACTGCTCGACCGGGTGATCGACGACCTCGGCGGCACGGTGACTCTCGACCTGCGCACCACCCTGACCCTGGCCCGCAACGGCGCCGGAGTGACGGCATGA
- a CDS encoding TetR/AcrR family transcriptional regulator encodes MDHIKFETRTPRDRWIEAGLEALASGGPDAVRVEALAKRLGVSKGGFYGFFADRDALLTAMVDTWERESTDEVINRVEKEGGSPKTRIARAGVQTFSSDRLLPIDLAIRDWARRDPVIADRLRRVDNRRMGLLREMIGTFCDDPDEVEARSVLAFCLLIGEHFLAADHGDRSRAQVLRRAGDLILNRHPGQTPA; translated from the coding sequence GTGGATCACATCAAGTTCGAAACGCGGACCCCGCGAGACCGATGGATCGAGGCCGGCCTCGAGGCGCTCGCATCCGGCGGTCCGGATGCGGTACGGGTCGAGGCGCTGGCCAAGCGGCTCGGCGTATCCAAGGGCGGCTTCTACGGCTTCTTCGCCGACCGTGATGCGCTGCTGACGGCCATGGTGGACACCTGGGAGCGGGAGAGCACCGACGAGGTCATCAACCGTGTCGAGAAGGAAGGCGGCAGCCCGAAGACCCGAATCGCCCGAGCCGGCGTCCAGACCTTCTCCAGTGACCGGCTGCTGCCGATCGACCTGGCGATCCGTGACTGGGCCCGGCGCGACCCGGTGATCGCCGATCGTCTCCGCAGGGTCGACAACCGGCGGATGGGCCTCCTGCGGGAGATGATCGGCACCTTCTGCGACGACCCGGACGAGGTGGAAGCCCGCAGCGTCCTCGCGTTCTGCCTCCTGATCGGCGAGCACTTCCTGGCCGCCGACCACGGCGATCGATCCCGGGCGCAGGTGCTCCGTCGCGCGGGTGACCTCATCCTGAACCGACACCCGGGCCAAACGCCGGCGTGA
- a CDS encoding helix-turn-helix transcriptional regulator — protein MLALTAQEREVVRLAAAGASNRDIAAQLFLSPRTVGYHLYKAFPKLGITSRAQLATLVGVASAE, from the coding sequence GTGCTGGCGCTCACGGCGCAGGAACGCGAGGTCGTGCGGCTGGCCGCCGCCGGCGCCTCCAACCGCGACATCGCCGCCCAGCTCTTCCTCAGCCCACGGACCGTGGGCTACCACCTCTACAAGGCGTTCCCCAAGCTGGGCATCACGTCGCGGGCTCAGCTGGCGACGCTGGTCGGGGTCGCGTCCGCCGAGTGA